Part of the Pleurocapsa minor HA4230-MV1 genome, ATTTTAAGTTGTACACTATGTAAAACAATATTGGTATAGTACGTGAGTAATATTTTACAGGCGATCGCAAATATCGTTGCTCATCCCATTCCTGATATACTTAATTACTACAAAAATATTAGTAACAATCGGATTAACCAAGTTGGTGATGCACTAGAAGCGTTTATCAAAGATGCTTTTGCTAATACTATTAGTGAAGTTAATCTCGCCAATAAATCAGATATATACAGCGAAACTTTTTCTTGGGTAGGCAATTCTAACAACATACCAGATTTAATTCTCAAAAATGGTGATGCTGTAGAAGTTAAGAAAATTGAATCATTAAACTCGCAAATTGCTTTGAATAGCTCTTATCCTAAATCGAAGTTACTGAGTGACGATCCGATGATTGCTAGTGATTGCCGAACTTGTGAAGACTGGACAGAAAAAGACATTATTTATGCGATTGGAGTTTTTAAAAATAAAAAACTGCATCTTCTATGGATGATCTATGGAGATTGTTATGCAGCAAAAGCTGATTATTATCAAAGAATCAAAGATAAAATTTCGACTGGTGTGAATGAAATACAGGGTGTAGAATTTTCTGCTACCAAAGAATTGGGTAGAGTAAATAAAGTAGATCCATTAGGAATTACTTATCTAAGGATCAGAGGAATGTGGGGTATTGACAATCTAATCAAAGTTTACAACTATCTTCCTTTGGAATATGAACCTGATTCTGATATTCAAGTGATTTCCATAATATCAGAAAATAAATACCTTTCATTTCCTGAACAGAGTAAAATCATGATTGAATCAATATCTAAACCTAAATTTAAAATACAAGATGGTAAAATTCAGTCTCCTAATAATCCAGCTAAGAAGATTAATGTTAAAATTATCAGCTATGCAAAATAATTTTTAAATAAATAGATAAATAACGAGTGAATATCATATCTTTATTTTCTGGTTGTGGGGGGTTAGATTTAGGATTCAGCAAGGCTGGATTTAACGTTATTTGGGCTAATGAATACGATAGATCTATTTGGTCAACTTATCAATTTAATCATTCAAAAACTAAACTAGATAAAAGAGACATTAGAACTATAAAATCAAACGAAATTCCTGATTGTATCGGCATAATAGGCGGGCCCCCTTGTCAAAGTTGGAGTGAAGCAGGTGCAGGAAGAGGAATTAATGATACTAGAGGTCAGCTATTCCACGATTATATTCGGATCGTTGAAGCAAAACAACCTCTTTTCTTTTTGGCAGAGAATGTTAAGGGAATTTTAGCCAATAAACATACCCAAGCATTTACCAATATATTAAATCAGTTTAGAAATTTAGGTTACGAAGTTTCTTATCAGCTTTTAAATGCTAATGATTTTAATGTTCCCCAAGATAGACAAAGAGTTATTATTGTTGGCTATCACGAAAAATTAGGCGGTATATTCAAATTTCCGCGTCACAATAATCCAGGTTTATCTTTGAAAGATGCTATTTATAATTTACGCCAATTTGAACCAATAAAAGTCAAAGATAAAATTAAAAATGCTAATAATATAGTTCCTAATCATGAATATTTAGATACAAGTTTTTCTAGTATTTATATGTCGAGAAATAGAGTTAGAAGTTGGTCTGAACCTTCTTTTACTATTCAAGCAGGAGGAAGACATGCTCCTATTCATCCTCAAGCTAATAAAATGATTTTTATTGAAAAAGATAAGCGTATTTTTGATCCTAATTCTTTATCTCCTTATCGTCGATTATCAGTTCGAGAGTGTGCCAGAATTCAAACATTTCCTGATGAGTTTATTTTTAAGTATGATTATATTGCTCACGGATATAAAATGGTAGGTAATGCAGTTCCAGTTAACTTTGCTTGGATAATAGGCGAACAAATTTACAGAGATATTAAAGAATATTTAACAATAGGTTCATGTAGTAATGTTAGAGATACTAAGTTAGTGAATCAGTTGACATTACTTGCTCCTGATTGAGAGAAAAAAGTATAAAAATCAAAATTAACTCTAGATCATTTTTATTCAAATAGGCAATTCGCCAAAGGGTGTCTATAATCCGCGCCAACCTCCAATTCTTGCCATAATTGTGTAAGGAGATTCAATTCATGGTACGGATGTAAAGAAGTCTAGATTAGTTAAGTTCAATCCACATTGACCTGTCCACCATCTAAATGGTACTAGTCTCCAAGCGTGTAGGGCAATTAGCAATATTTTCATCTTCTTTGACTATTGATTTATAAAAACCTTAATAAAAAAATACTGATGATCTGTGGCTACGTTCGTTAAACTGCTGGTAGTGATTATTTTATTTATTATTACAGTTACGGATAACCTTCACTTTATATAGATGCTCGTTAATCTGAAAATCAATAATTTTGCTCTAGTTGATTCCTTAGAACTTAATTTAGACAATGGGTTAAGCGTTTTAACTGGGGAGACAGGAGCGGGGAAATCGATTATTCTCGACGCAATTGATATGGTGTTGGGAGGTAAGGCAACTAGTCGTATGATTCGCACAGGTAGCGATCGCTCTACGATTGAAGCTACTTTTCAAGTTAGTCCTAGTTTAACTAGTTGGTTAGAGGCGCAGGAGATCGATCCCCTGGAGGAAGATACTTTAGTTTGCAGTCGCGAGATTGTGGTTGGTAAAACTAATTTGCGATCGCGCAGTCGTGTTAATGGAGTATTGGTAAATCTTCAGTTGATGGCTCAATTGCGATCGCGGTTGGTGGAAATTACGGCTCAGGGGCAAACGGTAAACTTGTTGATTTCTGAGCAGCAACGGCATTTATTAGATGCCTATGGTGGCAAGGCGATAGGTAAGTTGTTAGTTCAGGTTGCCCAGGCTTATGAGACAACACAGGAGGCAAAGAGGGAGTTAAATAAACGGATTCAGTCGGAACAAGAATTGCTGCAACGACAAGATTTAATTAAGTTTCAGCTTAAGGATTTAGCTGAGGCGGAATTAACTAATGAGCAGGAATTGGATGAATTAGAACAAGAACGCGATCGCTTATCCCATGTGGTTGAGCTACAGCAATTGGGTAATCAAGCCTATCAAATGCTATATGAAGGAGATGACGACGCACCAGCGGGAGCGGATTTGTTAGGTAAGGCGGAATCTTGTCTGATGGAGATGGTGGAATATGATTCTGAGTTAAACCCAATCTTGGAAATGGTGCAGTCAGGATTAGCGCAGATTGTCGAAGCAGGACAACAGATTAATAGCTACAGTGAAGGTTTAGAAGCCGATCCAGAGCGTTTAGAGGAGATTGAAACCAGAATTAGGCAGTTAAAGCAGGTTTGTCGTAAATATGGCCCAGATTTGGCGGATGCGATCGCCCTTGAGCAACAGCTAAAGTCAGAATTGGCTCTAATCACAGGGAACGGACAATCGATTGCAGCTTTGGAGGAAACCTATCAAGCCGCTTTGACACAGTTAATGCAAGAATCTGAACAGCTTACTCAATTGAGGCAAAAGGCAGCGACTAAATTAGAAAAGCAGCTAGTCAAGGAATTAAAACCTTTGGCAATGGATAAGGTGGTGTTTGAATGTCGCCTGATTAAATGTTCGCCGACAGCGATGGGTGCAGACAAGGTTGTTTTTTATTTTAGCCCCAATGCAGGGGAAGCGATCCAGCCTCTATCCGTCATTGCTTCGGGTGGAGAAATGAGCCGTTTCTTACTGGCATTAAAAGCCTGTTTTACGGGTGCGGAGGAGAGTTCTGGGACTTTAATTTTTGATGAGATTGATGCGGGAGTATCAGGGAAAGTAGCTCAAGCGATCGCCGAAAAACTATATCAGCTTGGTAAGCAACATCAGGTGTTGTGTGTAACTCACCAGCCATTAATTGCCGCAATGGCAAACGGACATTTTAAAGTCGAGAAAACTATTATTGAAGAGGCTAGCAAATCTCAACCCCACAACGGCAGCAGCATCGCCGATATTCGGACAGTAGTACGAGTCAAATCTTTAGGCAATCACCAAGTACGAGCAGAAGAGTTAGCTCAAATCACAGGAGGACATTCCGCCGAAGATGCGATCGCCTTTGCTGAGTCTCTACTAACTAAAGCTGCAAAATATCGCGCTACTCAAGGAAGGTAGGTAGTAGGAAATAGAAAGTAGGAAATAGGAAATAGGAAGTAGTATTTCAAACTAACTTGTAACCAATACAGGGCAAGAAGAGAGATTAATTACGCGGTTGGTGACGCTTTCCGCAGCAGCTTCTTCATCGATTAAGCCTAAACCCCGACAACTCATAATAATCAAGTCGGCATTAATTTCATCGGCAACATCGCAAATGGTAAAAGCGGGTAAGCCTTCTCTTTCCAAAGTTTCGGCAGAGATTCCCTGATTAGCAAAAAATAATTTGGCTTCTTGTAGCAGTTTTGCTACCTGCGGTTCTGAACTCATCACGCCATCCTCTTTGGTTTCGACTACAGAAAGAATAGTTAGTTTACTTTGATGAGTTTTAACCATATCCGCCGTCAGTTGAATTCCTTGGCGCGCTTCTCTACTTAATTCGATGGGGAATAAAATATTTCTGAACATAAAAAAATATTAATACTAGGTAATGATACTGCTGCAATGAATCATTGTGTCAGAAAAGCCTCTGCTGATTCAGAAAATTTACCAATTTTAATTATTAATGTCAGTCTTAATCTCAGTTTAGCTCTACTTACGGCTTAAACGATCGCCTTGGCGACAAATTAAATCGTAATCGCAATAACGACAGGCTTGACGATCTGTATCAGGAGCAACGGGATAATGTCCTTGGGTGAGATGACTTTTTACCTGTTGGGCAAAAGCTGCTAACTCGGCGGGATCTTTTTTTGGACGACTAATAGTTTTTTGTTGTGTAAGTGAATAATAGGCTGCGGTGTCAATCACTTCATCGGGATATTGCTGGGCGATCGCTTCTGCCAAAACTCAGAACTGATAACCTAGATAATATAAAGTTCGCTTTTCAATCAATGATTAAAACCATAACTGCCACCTTTGACGGCGAATATTTACTTCCAGATAATCCTGTAGACCTTCAGCCCAACCAACATTATCTAATCACCATTCAACCAGAAACAGAAACTCAGACTCCTGAAAGCGGTTGGTCAGCAATAGAAGCTATGGCTGGAACAGTAGAAGCTCCTGCCGATTGGTCGATAGAACACAATCACTATTTATACCGTAGTCCAAAACAAAACTAGTTAGCTTGCTTGGTCACTGTTTACTTAAGATATATCTGCCCATATTTTTCAAAGATCACAGATAAGAGGATCGAGAGATTTTAAAAGCAGATTCGTGAATTTGCGCAAATCCGCCAGCTTTCCTATTTATACATTTAATTAGAATGAATCCTCAACCTTTTGCCACAATTCAATTAGCAATTGCTGTCGCTGAAATCGAACAATGCTTTCCTGTAATGTCACAATTGCGATCGCATCTTGGTGCCGATAATTTTGTTCAACAAGTGCAAATTCAGATGGAGACTGGTTATCAACTGGCTTATATCCATGATGCTCAAGTAATAGGGGTAGCAGGGTTTGAGATCGGTACTAATCTAGCTTGGGGAAAATATCTTTATGTAGCAGATTTAGTAGTAGATGATCGAATGCGATCGCAAGGTTATGGTGAAGCATTATTTATCTGGCTAATCAAATACGCCCAGAAGTATGACTGTCAAGAGTTTCATCTTGATTCAGGAGTCCAAAGATTTGCTGCTCACAGATTCTATATCCGACACAAAATGAACATCTCTAGTCACCATTTCTCTCTTAAGCTTTAGCAAATTAAATAATATTTTTGCCAAAAGCATCCTTTAGGATAATATTTAATTGCCACCACGTTACAGGATCGTGATTGTTCCTTGTTTCCGAGGTGGCTTTTTTTTGTTTAGGATTTGATATTGATTAATGTTCCCATGAGCAAGATAATGATGCTGGAAAACACTCCATAGAGAATTTTAATCCATTTACCATCGTTGACTAGTACGGCTTGACTAGTCTTAATATCGTTAATTTCTTGTTTGATAGACTTGATATCTTCTTTAATCTCTGCGAAATCGCTAGAAAAAGTATTGAGTTTGTCTAAAACTTGTTGTAATTCTTCAGTGTTAGTCATTTATTTTTGATTGGTGATTGTTTTTGTTTCTAGAACAAATTTCTTGGTTCTAACTCTATGTTAGCAACATCTTTTGTGACGACCAATAGCTAGCTGCAAACCACGAACTATATAAAACTTTGACATCACCTGGGATTTAAGTCACATGACGTTTCTATATTATCGAAATATTCTGGGTTGCGTAGTATATTTAAACTAATTAAAATATGCCCAGAAGTACAGAAGTCAAAAGTATTTACCTACTTCCTACTTCCTACTTCCTACTTCCTACTTCCTATTTCCTACTTCCTACTTCCTATTTTCTAAAAAACAGGTGGTTTTCTCATTTTAATCACCCTGGCTGGATTACCCACCGCCGTCGCATAATCGGGAATATCCCGAATAACTACTGTCCCTGCACCGATGGTACACCACTTACCGATACGGATCGAAGGAATAACCACTGCACCAGCGCCTATATGCGTTCCTTCTCCCACTTTGACATGACCACACAAAGTTGCATGGGGAGAAATATGAGCATAGTCGCCAATTTCATTATCATGATCGATGCTAGCTGCTGTATTAACTAATACATGTCTACCTACTTTAGCTGCGGATTGGACGATCGCTCCTTGTAAAATTACTGTTCCCTCACCAATAGTCGATTTAGCCGAGATAATCGCTGTACCGTGGATTGCTTGACCATATTCGGCATTAGTCCGTAACATCAGGTCTAATTCTGCTCTTCGTTGGTTATCGCCGACGCTAATAATTAAAGGTGCGTCTAATTTCGGAAACGTTTCTCCTTGAACTCTAATCCCCGAATCGATCGCCATAGTGGTCAATTTTGCCCCCAGGGGGAGATCGTCAAACACGCCCAATACTTCTACCCCAAGACTGTTAAGAATATCGGTAATCACCTTAGAATGACCACCTGCTCCGTATAGATACATAAAAGATTATTTTTAAAACAGACAAATATGAAGATTAACTGACAAAATCAACCTGTAATAAAATTTCTTACAATTTAAGATATTTAAAATATTAGCTTTAAGCGTGGTTTAATTGCCCACCTTCTTTAAGTGGGATAAGACAGAGTGGGGATTAAATCCTCTACTATGTAAGCTTATAGCTTTGCGGTTTAAGATATTTAAGCTAATTTACCATTCTGGTGTTCTTGAAGCGAGATGACTTAATGAATAGTAAACCTCCTACTAATGGTGACAATTCCAAATCACCCGTCAGTAAAGCTGTTACTCAAGCAGTGCAAAAAATTCAGTCTAAGGTTAATTTTAATGCTGCCAATTTTAAATCAGGGACAACAACCCCAGAATTGAGAATTAAGGAAGCGAACGGCAAAAAACAAAAGTATCCATTAGTGGGCGATCGCTATACTCTAGGTAGAAGTTCTCGCTGTGATATTAGTATCCGCAACCCTGTAGTTAGTCAGACTCATTTAACTCTCAAAAGAAACCGTAAAAAGCCCCGTTCCTTTATTATTCAAGACGAAAAATCGACTAACGGCATCTATCGCGGTAAGCGTCGGCTGCAAACGCTGTCTTTGTTTCATGGAGAAAGTTTTACTCTAGGGCCTCCAGAATTGGCTGCTGGGGTTACTGTCGAGTATTTTAATCCGCCTCCTTGGTGGATCTACATAACTCGCTACGCTCTTTATAGTTTAGTGGGCATGTTGGGGCTGTTCCTATTGTTCCTCAGTATCGAGTGGATTAAAGTACCTGTCTATCCAATTCCCCAAGAATCTACTCTGCCGATTGTGGTTTATGCCCAAGATGGTGAAACCCCCATTAATCCTACTGCTAGCAATAATACTCACCACGAGCTAAAAAAACTCTCAGATTTTTCTGCTTATTTACCCGATGCGCTGATCGCTTCGGAAGACAGTCGTTTTTATTGGCATTTTGGTGTCGATCCCATTGGCGTGACGCGGGCATTATTAATTAATTTTACATCTTCTGAATTACGTCAAGGCGCAAGTACCTTAACTCAACAGCTAGCCCGTAGTCTGTTTCCTGAAGTGGGCAGACAAAACACAGCGGGACGAAAACTGCGCGAAGCTCTAGTCGCTTTGAAACTTGAAACTTTTTATAGCAAAGATTTTATTCTCAAAACCTATCTTAATCGAGTCTATCTGGGTATTGGTAGCTATGGTTTTGAAGATGCAGCCCAGTTTTATTTTGACAAGTCGGCAAAGGATCTAGATCTTTCAGAAGCAGCAACCCTAGTGGCTATTTTACCTGCACCAAATGCCTATAATCCTGTCAAAGATTACGATACTGCCATTGCCTTGCGTAACCGCATTATCGATCGCATGGTTAAACTTGGCATGGTGGACAAAGAAGAAGCAGATCGGGCAAGGCGATCGCGCATTGAAGTAAGTCCTAGCGCTCGTGAAAGTTTCTCTAGTGCCGTAGCTCCCTATTTTTACAGTTACGTGATTGATGAACTGCAAGAATTATTAGGCTCAGACGTAGCGAGGGAAGGTAATTTCATTGTCGAAACAGCCCTTAATCCGACATTACAAACGCAAGCGGAACAATCTCTAGAGTCTTCTATCAGCAATGATGGCGATCGCCTGAGCTATTCTCAAGGGGCATTAGTGACATTAGATCGCCAAAACGGTAATATCTTGGCTTTAGTTGGCGGTGTAAACTACGGAGAAAGTCAGTTTAATCGAGTAGTGCAGGCAAAAAGACAGCCTGGTTCAACTTTTAAGATCTTTGCCTATGCAGCAGCGTTAGAAGAGGGGATAGATCCAAATACAGTATATTCTTGTGCGCCTCTTTCTTGGCAAGGACAGGAGTATCGGGGTTGTGAGCGCAGCAGTGGCGATATCGATCTGTACGAGGGTTTAGCCCAGTCGGAAAACGTTGTTGCCCTGCGAGTGGCTCAAGATGTCGGACTATCAAAGGTTATGGATGTAGCGCAACGATTTGGCGTAGCCTCTCCCCTCACAGAAGCTCCTGGTTTGGTTATCGGTCAAAGTGAAGCTACGGTTTTAGAAATGACTGGCGCTTATGCCACGATCGCTAATGACGGTATTTGGAATAAACCCCATGCCATCAACCGTATTTTGGATGGTAGTGACTGCAAAGATCCCAGGAAAAAAGATACCTGCCGACCAATTTATACCTACGAAGATGACCGAGAGACTTATCATGATGCGATCGCTCAAGATGTCACCGATCAACTGACAGAAATGTTGCAGGTGGCAGTAGAAGAAGGTACGGGAAAAGCTGCTTATATCGATCAGGGTGAAGCAGGCAAAACTGGGACAACCGATCAAAACGTCGATCTTTGGTTTATTGGCTATTTTGAAGATCAAGACTTGGTAACAGGAATTTGGCTAGGGAATGATGATAACTCCCCTACTAGTGGTAGTAGCTATCAAGCAGCTAGTCTGTGGGGAAAGTATATGAAGCAAGCCATTATTAATTAACTCCTAAGAAACAAATTAATCTGCTGAGGTTGGGAAAAGGGAAAAGGGAAAGTAGTAGCGATCGCTCTACAAGTAAGGTTTAAATTTATTTAAGTAGTACAAAAAAGAGGAACTATAACTAACTCTAAACTTTTCTGTAGGATTTAATTCCTTATTTGGCTCAACTTTATCGAAATGTTCACGCCACTTTAATCCCCAGTTCTCTAATTCTTTCGAGTTGAACTTAAATGGAGTATAGCTGAAACTATAGTCCATAAAACCATCTGAAAAAGAATACTTTATATATTCAAATTCTGACTTATTTTGATTACTCTTTTCTGTAATCCTAACTCCATGTTTGATATAATTTGCAATTTCTGAAGCCAAAGTCAATATTGGTAAAGCGAGATCATAGTTTAAAAAAATATTTTGAGAAATCATATGTTCTTCAGTTAGCAAATAATTTTTAATATATTCCTCTGGAGTTTTGGCTGTTTTATAAGCTGTAATATCTATGTCTTTGCTCCAACCAGCTTTTCTAAGACAAGCTAGGGGAAAAACATCTTTAATATTGTTTTGTTCTAACTCTCTACTATATAATCCCAAAAATTCTAATCTATCTGATGAATCAAATAATACCCATGTTGAAGGATAAAAAAGTAACTGCCTTTTATGAAAATATCCACTTATAAGTGTGATGTCAGTCATCTTTAAAAGAGCAATTTTTTTTGACAGAGCGGGGTTTATTTTGAGTCTATCCAACTCTTTTAATATAGCTTTATTACCATTACAATCTTTTTCCCAAGGAGATTCAACAATCATTCTAATATTTTACTATTTTCAAAAATTCTACAACTTATCTAAATTACCAAGATATATATCCGAATCACTTGGATTCTGACCTTTTTCTTACACCCTATAATAGCGATCTCATTAGTTAATCTTTACCTATCCAACCTCGTAAAGACGGTAAAATAAGAGCTAACTAATCGAAAACGTAGTTGATTCAACCAGAAACGGCTGTAGGATGTAGTGTTAGTACTAAAAGAGGTAGGTCATGCGAATTTTAATCATGGGGGGGACTCGTTTTATCGGAGTTTATCTCACCAAAGTTTTGGTTGAACAGGGACATGAGGTGGTCTTGTTTAATCGGGGTAATCATCCTACTCCAGTGGCAGGAGTCAAACAGATTCAGGGCGATCGCCAAAATATTCATCAGCTTCAGGAAAAACTATCAGCAGAAAGCTTTGATGCCATATTCGATAACAATGGTCGAGAGTTAAGCGACACTCAACCTCTGGTAGAAATCTTTAATGGTCAGCTTCAGCATTTTATCTATGTAAGTTCGGCAGGGGTATATCTCCCCACTGAGCAAATGCCCCACCGAGAAGGCGATCCTGTCGATCCCAATAGCCGCCATAAGGGTAAACATCATACCGAGGCTTATCTGGCTGAATCAGGTATTCCCTGGACATCGGTACGTCCTTGTTATATCTACGGCCCTCAAAACTATAATGATCTTGAAGCCTGGTTCTTCGATCGTATTGTTCGCGATCGCCCTTTGCCTATCCCAGGTAACGGTAAATATATGACTCAATTTGGTCATATTCAAGATTTAGCGATCGCTATGGCGCAGATTTTAGGTAATAAAACCGCGATTAATAAAATTTACAATCTTTCAGGCGATCGCTATTCAACTTTTGACGGATTAGCTTATGCTTGCGCTGAGGCTGCGGGGAAATCTCCAGAAAACATCAAGTTAGTTCATTACGATCCTGCTCAGTTTGACTTTGGTAAACGCAAAGCTTTCCCGATGCGTCAACAGCACTTCTTTACTGATATCCAGCAGGCACAAACCGACTTGGATTGGCAACCAAAATATGACCTGGTATCTGGTTTAAAAGATTCTTTCCAACATGATTATCTGGCATCAGGCAGAGATCAATCTGAGATTGACTTTTCTTTAGATGATGAAATATTAGGCAAAATATAAATCCAGCCAGAAATTAAGCTTAAAATTACCGCCAGCCAAAACAAAATACTAGTTGTCGTCTTCCACTCAGCAGAGAGAGGCGCAATCAAAAAAGCGATCGCCATAATTTGCATGACGGTTTTGAGTTTTCCCCAGATATTTGCCCCTGAAATGCTGGCATTACCTGTTAATTTGGGGTTAACTCGCCAGCCTGCGATCGCCAGTTCTCTGGCTAAAATAATAAATACTCCCCAAGCAGGTACTAGTTGTAATTCAATCAAAGCCAAAAAAGTACCTAATACCAACAGCTTATCAACCAAAGGATCGAGGAATTTGCCTAATTCAGTCACCTGATTAAGTTTACGAGCCAAATAGCCATCGACCCAATCTGTTCCTGCTGCAACGACAAAAATCCCCACACAGATCCAACGGTTGTCTGTTGTGGGGTAGTTGAGTAGGTAAAGAATAAAAGGCAGTCCTAGAAGACGAGATAGAGTAATCCAAGTTGGTAGATTCATAAAGTATTGACCAGTTGATGAGTAAAACCTGGAAGTTTCATCATAGTGTGTTCCAGATTCCAAATTCAACAAGCTCCTTTACGTGCCAAAACAATAGCAATAGTTTGGAGAATCAACTGAAGATCGTAAAAGAAAGACCATTTTTGCTGATATTCAAGATCCAGTCGCACAATATCTTCAAAGTCTAAGATTTCTGAACGTCCTCGAACCTGCCATTCACCCGTAATCCCAGGCTTTACCTTTAAGCGCTCAAAGTGATGATCTTCGTACATGGCTACTTCAGCAGTTGTCGGTGGACGAGTGCCGACTAAACTCATATCGCCTTTAAGTACATTCCAAAATTGCGGAAATTCATCCAGACTAGTACGACGTAAGAAATAACCAACTTTTGTAACCCGAGGATCGTTCTCATTTTTAAAAATATGTCCCGTTGCTTGATTCTCAACCAGATGTTTTTGCTTTTCAGCGTTAGCAATCATTGAGCGAAACTTCCAAATTGTGAAAGGTTTGCCGTTAAAACCACAGCGGGTTTGACAATAAAATACCTGGCCTGGATCATCAAACTGCATAGCGATCGCAATGGGAATAGCAATCAAACCTGTCACCATCAAGCCGATGATTGCACCAAATATATCTAAGGCTCGTTTAGCTTTGCTAACCACCGAAGGATGAACTTGGCGTTCGACGCGAAAAGGTATAACTCTAATATTTCTGGGATAAAGATTAGCAGGGGAAGTCATAAAAAAAATTCAATAAAGTAAGTTTAATTATCAAGACAGTTTGATAATGCTCTTAATGCAATATTATTGGTTCAAGACCCTTGAATACCAGGAAAAAAGCATCTCTTTACCAAATCTTTACCAAATAATATCTGATTTTTGAAGTCCTGATGTTTTTCAGGCTAAATAATCTTTGAATTGATTGCTATCAAGTCTATTTACTTTGGTAATAAAGTATACCAAGGTGAATTTTATAAGTGTATTTAAAGCTAATTAAAATAGTTATATTTAACTTAAAACTAAAAAGAAAAAGATTAAATTTACTTTATATTACTGATATCAAAATTAATCTTGGTTTCTTCTAGCTATATTTACTCAAGGTATGATTCTGTTTCTAATGATACAAAGGAGATATTTATAGAGAACTGTAAGTCCAATCTATGGAAGACCAATCTCGTTATTTAGAGTCCAATATCAATCATGATGAACTAATTCAATTAGTTCCATTTATGTCTGATTTACCAGAAGATAGTATTCATAAAATAGCTGCTCATTTCGTCACAATTTCTCATCCACCTAATCAGGTACTTTTATTAGAAAATGATTGGGGTGGCTCA contains:
- a CDS encoding NgoPII family restriction endonuclease gives rise to the protein MSNILQAIANIVAHPIPDILNYYKNISNNRINQVGDALEAFIKDAFANTISEVNLANKSDIYSETFSWVGNSNNIPDLILKNGDAVEVKKIESLNSQIALNSSYPKSKLLSDDPMIASDCRTCEDWTEKDIIYAIGVFKNKKLHLLWMIYGDCYAAKADYYQRIKDKISTGVNEIQGVEFSATKELGRVNKVDPLGITYLRIRGMWGIDNLIKVYNYLPLEYEPDSDIQVISIISENKYLSFPEQSKIMIESISKPKFKIQDGKIQSPNNPAKKINVKIISYAK
- a CDS encoding DNA cytosine methyltransferase, translated to MNIISLFSGCGGLDLGFSKAGFNVIWANEYDRSIWSTYQFNHSKTKLDKRDIRTIKSNEIPDCIGIIGGPPCQSWSEAGAGRGINDTRGQLFHDYIRIVEAKQPLFFLAENVKGILANKHTQAFTNILNQFRNLGYEVSYQLLNANDFNVPQDRQRVIIVGYHEKLGGIFKFPRHNNPGLSLKDAIYNLRQFEPIKVKDKIKNANNIVPNHEYLDTSFSSIYMSRNRVRSWSEPSFTIQAGGRHAPIHPQANKMIFIEKDKRIFDPNSLSPYRRLSVRECARIQTFPDEFIFKYDYIAHGYKMVGNAVPVNFAWIIGEQIYRDIKEYLTIGSCSNVRDTKLVNQLTLLAPD
- the recN gene encoding DNA repair protein RecN, which codes for MLVNLKINNFALVDSLELNLDNGLSVLTGETGAGKSIILDAIDMVLGGKATSRMIRTGSDRSTIEATFQVSPSLTSWLEAQEIDPLEEDTLVCSREIVVGKTNLRSRSRVNGVLVNLQLMAQLRSRLVEITAQGQTVNLLISEQQRHLLDAYGGKAIGKLLVQVAQAYETTQEAKRELNKRIQSEQELLQRQDLIKFQLKDLAEAELTNEQELDELEQERDRLSHVVELQQLGNQAYQMLYEGDDDAPAGADLLGKAESCLMEMVEYDSELNPILEMVQSGLAQIVEAGQQINSYSEGLEADPERLEEIETRIRQLKQVCRKYGPDLADAIALEQQLKSELALITGNGQSIAALEETYQAALTQLMQESEQLTQLRQKAATKLEKQLVKELKPLAMDKVVFECRLIKCSPTAMGADKVVFYFSPNAGEAIQPLSVIASGGEMSRFLLALKACFTGAEESSGTLIFDEIDAGVSGKVAQAIAEKLYQLGKQHQVLCVTHQPLIAAMANGHFKVEKTIIEEASKSQPHNGSSIADIRTVVRVKSLGNHQVRAEELAQITGGHSAEDAIAFAESLLTKAAKYRATQGR
- a CDS encoding universal stress protein, translating into MFRNILFPIELSREARQGIQLTADMVKTHQSKLTILSVVETKEDGVMSSEPQVAKLLQEAKLFFANQGISAETLEREGLPAFTICDVADEINADLIIMSCRGLGLIDEEAAAESVTNRVINLSSCPVLVTS
- a CDS encoding PD-(D/E)XK nuclease family protein, with protein sequence MAEAIAQQYPDEVIDTAAYYSLTQQKTISRPKKDPAELAAFAQQVKSHLTQGHYPVAPDTDRQACRYCDYDLICRQGDRLSRK
- a CDS encoding GNAT family N-acetyltransferase, with the protein product MNPQPFATIQLAIAVAEIEQCFPVMSQLRSHLGADNFVQQVQIQMETGYQLAYIHDAQVIGVAGFEIGTNLAWGKYLYVADLVVDDRMRSQGYGEALFIWLIKYAQKYDCQEFHLDSGVQRFAAHRFYIRHKMNISSHHFSLKL
- a CDS encoding acetyltransferase is translated as MYLYGAGGHSKVITDILNSLGVEVLGVFDDLPLGAKLTTMAIDSGIRVQGETFPKLDAPLIISVGDNQRRAELDLMLRTNAEYGQAIHGTAIISAKSTIGEGTVILQGAIVQSAAKVGRHVLVNTAASIDHDNEIGDYAHISPHATLCGHVKVGEGTHIGAGAVVIPSIRIGKWCTIGAGTVVIRDIPDYATAVGNPARVIKMRKPPVF